The sequence AATTGAGGAAAGAGGGATCTTATTATGAAGAACGTTTTAGTAATCGGTGCTAACAGTCGGATCGCTCAGTGGGCTGACAAGATGCTTTTGGATAATCAAGATGTCAATTTAACCATGTTCGTGCGGAACAAGGCCAAGCTGGCTCCAGAACTGGCAGATAAGAACGTGATTGTCGGGGATGCGACCAACAGTGCCGACCTCGAAGCAGCACTTCAGGGCCAAGACATTGTTTATGCAAGCTTAGCCGGCAACGTTGTCGATGAGGCGCAAAAGCTGGTGACGGCAATGGATAAGCTGGGCGTCAAGCGCTTGATCTGGACTTCTTCCTTGGGAATTTACGACGAAGTTCCCGGTAAGTTTGGCGAGCTGAACACGCGGGCATTGCCGGGTTATCTGCAAACCTACCGTCAGGCGGCGGATGTTGTTAGTGGCAGTGACCTGGACTACACCATTATTCGGCCGGCCTGGCTGACCGACAACGATGAGGTGGATTATGAAACCACCAGCTACAACCACGGTGAAGCATTCAAGGGGACCGAGATTTCCCGGAAGAGCATCGCTGCCTACGTGGTTAGCCTGGTCAATGACCCAACAAAGGACGTTCGCGACTCAATCGGGGTGGACAAGCCCGGTTCCGATGGCGATCGTCCGCGCCGTGAAGTCATGGAGGCAAACGGCTTTGATCCGGAGATGTAAGAAAAATCGAATATATCCCTCAAGGGCTTCATCCGCACGATTGATGTGCGGATGAAGCCCTGTTTAGTCAGTTGTCTTCGGCCCAGGTGACCTTTGCGGTGAAAGAATAGTATCTGGTGGACAAAAAAACCCTAGCACCCAAGCTAGAGCTTTTTTCTATCCGTATGGTTAAATTAGTCCACGTCGCCGGTGTCGCCGATCACTTCGGCCAGGTGGCGGGGATCATCATAGCCGTAGCCCGTGATCCAGACCTTGGTAGTTAAAAAGAGATCCTTGCGTTTAACGCCGAGTTCGGCTTCGGCCTTTTTGATCCCCTGGCCGACCTCTTCTTCATTGAAATAGGCCTGGGCGGTGTCGATAAGACGGTAGCCGTTTTTGATTGCCTTAAAGACCAGGTCGGCGGTTTGTTCCTTACTGAGTTGGAAAACACCGTAGCCGACCAGCGGCATCTTGACGCCATTGTTCAGGGTAACAGTCTCCATCTGATTACTTCCTTTCGATTAAATCATTCAGTTCCTTTTGCAAGCTCGCGTTCTGGCTGTCCATGACTTTGATTAATAGTTGCTGCTCGCTTGCGGAAAGACGATTGAAAACCTGGTTGTCGGCCTTCAGCACCGGTGCAACCCACTGCCGGACGAATACATGTCCGGCATCCGTCAGCTTGACCAGCTCCCTCGTTGGTGCGGGGAGTTAGTCAGCTCGACCAAGTTGCGGCGGACGAGCCGATTAACCGCGGAGTTGACCGTTTGGCGAGGATAACAGTGTTCGTCGGCGAAGGCGCTCTGCATCAGCGGCTGCTGGGTCTGACAAATTGAATACAGAATCCAAAATCCCATTTCAGAGATGCCAGCATTGGTGGCCACTTGCCGATAGATGTTTTCCCGGGTGGCAAAGAGGTGGTTGTAGTTTTGCAGTTCTGACATCTTATTCTCCTTAATCCGATATCGGATTTACTTTAGTAAAACAAGCGGGTGAGAAAACGGCAAGTAAATCTGGATCTAAGGCAAGACTATTCAGCAAGCAAAGTGATCGGGAGAAATAAATTAATTTTCTAAACAGAACAATGGAATATTGGGTGCAAGAAGAGTATATTAGACCATAATTAGAAAACAATTATAAGATGTGGAGATTTTCATAATGAGCGAGAAGTTAAAAGTTGGTGTAATTGGTGCTACGGGGATGGTCGGGCAGCGTTTCGTTACGCTGCTGGCCAACCACCCCTGGTTTGAAGTGACGGTCGTTGCTGCCAGCAAGCACAGCGCGGGTAAAACCTATGAGGAAGCCGTCAAGGATCGCTGGAAGATGGGCGCAACGCCGATCCCGGAGGCCGTCAAGAACCTGACGATTTTGGATGCCGAGGACGTCGATCAAGTTGCCTCCCAGGTTGACTTCGTCTTTTCCGCCGTCCACA comes from Limosilactobacillus sp. and encodes:
- a CDS encoding MarR family transcriptional regulator, with the translated sequence MSELQNYNHLFATRENIYRQVATNAGISEMGFWILYSICQTQQPLMQSAFADEHCYPRQTVNSAVNRLVRRNLVELTNSPHQRGSWSS
- a CDS encoding NAD(P)H-binding protein; its protein translation is MKNVLVIGANSRIAQWADKMLLDNQDVNLTMFVRNKAKLAPELADKNVIVGDATNSADLEAALQGQDIVYASLAGNVVDEAQKLVTAMDKLGVKRLIWTSSLGIYDEVPGKFGELNTRALPGYLQTYRQAADVVSGSDLDYTIIRPAWLTDNDEVDYETTSYNHGEAFKGTEISRKSIAAYVVSLVNDPTKDVRDSIGVDKPGSDGDRPRREVMEANGFDPEM
- a CDS encoding aldo/keto reductase, whose translation is METVTLNNGVKMPLVGYGVFQLSKEQTADLVFKAIKNGYRLIDTAQAYFNEEEVGQGIKKAEAELGVKRKDLFLTTKVWITGYGYDDPRHLAEVIGDTGDVD